The Alnus glutinosa chromosome 7, dhAlnGlut1.1, whole genome shotgun sequence genome includes a region encoding these proteins:
- the LOC133873968 gene encoding 11 kDa late embryogenesis abundant protein codes for MQTGKNVTVSAKEAAANLAASAKSGMDKTKATVEEKMEKMKAHDPMQKEMATQKKELKKTQAELEKVEARAHNAAAKLGEKAGADAHYTATGATYSTTGATGHPTGTHPMSALPGHGSGQPAAQVTEGVVGTHPIGTNTAGTGRTRAHEPRVEGYGTGGGYTS; via the exons ATGCAGACAGGGAAGAATGTAACGGTGTCTGCGAAGGAAGCGGCAGCCAACCTAGCGGCCTCCGCTAAGTCTGGCATGGACAAGACCAAGGCCACCGTGGAGgagaag ATGGAAAAGATGAAAGCCCATGACCCAATGCAGAAAGAAATGGCCACACAAAAGAAAGAACTGAAGAAAACCCAGGCTGAGCTCGAAAAGGTAGAGGCGCGTGCCCACAACGCGGCAGCCAAACTGGGGGAAAAGGCTGGAGCTGACGCTCATTATACTGCCACCGGCGCCACATACTCAACCACAGGGGCCACAGGCCATCCCACGGGGACCCACCCGATGTCAGCCTTGCCTGGCCATGGCAGTGGGCAGCCAGCAGCACAAGTGACCGAAGGTGTGGTGGGGACGCACCCCATTGGGACCAACACAGCTGGCACAGGAAGGACCAGGGCCCATGAACCCCGTGTGGAAGGGTATGGAACTGGCGGTGGCTATACTAGCTAG